Proteins encoded within one genomic window of Humulus lupulus chromosome 1, drHumLupu1.1, whole genome shotgun sequence:
- the LOC133806140 gene encoding ubiquitin carboxyl-terminal hydrolase 17, which yields MLLFPGILGFHALLFFSVLLAFSLIRRKWRNAAAKEEEVLRLLAMASEESAMAEVEARALCDPVVVSMPHQCVVCYCPTTMRCSQCKSVRYCSGKCQIIHWRQGHKDECRPPISIMQFEDKSDLCGEVDSFHGTETGYATCADGEPLFNIPDSETYDRIEKPLFNSVVSDLLGTAKINDMEVTNSSPSSSVSSATSADSISCTNTVSKMDSIHGGGKMKSTLQLNKDKTAKHENVQPAINLSSKKLTEGTPSGEKLTKDTANSRRSVSNNREDDLCLFKRKEDRSLSSVASAAHPSSSTGEHFVSNSKSTKGNGYHALPVKSSSVLLLPQNARTGLKTSMLKVVQQFRVSKQSKCNASSTGTEIAGKHKLIFPYELFVKLYTNDMMVLRPFGLTNCGNSCYANAVLQCLSYTRPFTSYLLQGLHSKTCGKKDWCFICEFQHLIYKAREGNSPLSPIGILSKINKIGSHLGHGREEDAHEFLRYAVDTMQSVFLNNADAAGSLAEETTLVGMTFGGYLRSKIKCMRCLGKSELCERMMDLTVEIDGEIGTLEEALAQFTATETLDRDNKYYCSRCKSYEKAKKKLTVLEAPNILTIVLKRFKSGNFEKLSKSVQFPEELNMTPYMSRTSDRSPLYSLYAVVVHLNNTNAAFSGHYVCYVKNIRGEWFRIDDSTVVPVELERVLSEGAYMLLYERHTPRHPALLGSNMVNGGKFKRRNLEAVPSSTGKLKSRSNFTVMDAAATQTKFSKTPNPDSSDPYDWRSNPAPRFRRVDSSSENSSILSCSDASSSSTVSTKDSGSTDDFSDYIFGKAGSGFYRQYEQSSGGVASSSSYSDFDTDSNEGNGVWRRLPSQESSWDGEKEGNSTILYTDTNKHRRKSTSQFDNRSSSRETEFEHVLWANPFDVRAGVSLRRVNGERSAQTFYEV from the exons GTCGAAGCTAGAGCTTTATGCGATCCAGTTGTGGTTTCTATGCCTCATCAATGCGTTGTCTGTTATTGTCCCACCACCATGCGATGCTCGCAGTGCAAGTCTGTCAGATACTG TTCTGGTAAGTGCCAAATCATCCATTGGAGACAAGGTCACAAGGATGAGTGTCGTCCCCCAATATCTATAATGCAGTTTGAAGATAAGAGTGACCTTTGTGGGGAAGTGGACTCTTTTCATG GAACTGAAACTGGTTATGCTACTTGTGCTGATGGTGAACCCTTGTTTAATATTCCTGATTCTGAAACTTATGACAGAATAGAGAAACCTCTTTTTAATAGTGTTGTCTCTGATCTTCTTGGCACTGCCAAAATTAATGatatggaagttacaaattcATCCCCTTCAAGTTCTGTTAGCTCGGCAACTTCTGCTGATTCTatatcatgcacaaacacagtaAGTAAGATGGATTCTATACATGGTGGTGGGAAGATGAAGTCTACTTTGCAACTAAACAAAGATAAGACCGCTAAACATGAAAATGTTCAGCCTGCAATTAATTTAAGCAGTAAGAAGCTGACAGAAGGAACCCCTTCGGGAGAAAAGTTAACTAAAGATACTGCTAATTCTAGGAGATCAGTATCCAACAATAGGGAGGATGATTTATGTCTGTTTAAACGTAAAGAAGACCGTTCTTTGTCATCAGTTGCTTCTGCTGCTCATCCATCTTCAAGCACTGGTGAGCACTTTGTTTCCAATTCCAAATCTACAAAGGGTAATGGTTATCATGCTTTGCCAGTTAAAAGTAGCAGCGTCCTTTTGTTACCACAAAATGCTCGTACTGGTTTGAAAACCTCCATGCTGAAAGTTGTACAGCAGTTTAGAGTATCTAAACAGTCGAAATGCAATGCATCTAGTACTGGGACTGAGATTGCTGGAAAGCAtaag CTAATCTTTCCATATGAATTGTTCGTGAAACTGTACACTAACGACATGATGGTTCTTCGCCCATTTGGTCTTACAAATTGTGGAAACAG CTGTTATGCCAATGCCGTCCTCCAGTGCTTGTCATATACTCGGCCATTTACTTCATATCTTCTTCAAGGACTCCACTCCAAAACCT GTGGAAAGAAGGACTGGTGTTTTATTTGTGAATTTCAACATCTTATTTATAAGGCAAGGGAAGGGAATTCCCCGCTGTCTCCAATCGGAATATtatccaaaataaataaaattggaaGTCATCTTGGTCATGGTAGGGAAGAAGATGCCCATGAATTTTTAAG GTATGCTGTTGATACAATGCAATCTGTTTTCCTCAACAATGCTGATGCCGCGGGTTCTTTGGCAGAAGAAACAACTCTAGTAGGAATGACCTTTGGTGGCTATCTTCGATCTAAG ATTAAGTGTATGAGGTGCCTAGGAAAATCTGAGCTTTGTGAGCGGATGATGGACCTTACGGTAGAAATAGATGGGGAAATTGGAACTCTTGAAGAGGCTCTTGCACAATTTACAGCCACAGAAACATTAGATCGAGATAATAAGTATTATTGCAGCAG ATGTAAATCTTATGAGAAGGCCAAAAAGAAGTTGACAGTTCTGGAGGCACCAAATATTCTTACAATTGTGCTGAAACGATTTAAG TCTGGTAACTTTGAAAAATTGAGTAAGTCGGTTCAGTTCCCTGAGGAACTCAACATGACTCCATATATGAGCAGAACAAGTGATAGATCTCCTTTGTACAGTCTTTATGCTGTGGTCGTTCACTTGAATAACACGAATGCTGCTTTTTCGGGTCACTATGTGTGTTATGTAAAGAACATTCGGGGGGAGTGGTTCAGGATTGATGACAGCACA GTAGTACCCGTGGAACTGGAGAGGGTCTTGTCAGAAGGGGCTTACATGCTTCTTTATGAAAG GCACACCCCGCGGCACCCAGCCCTACTGGGAAGCAATATGGTCAATGGTGGTAAGTTTAAGAGAAGGAACTTGGAAGCAGTTCCTTCCAGCActggcaaattgaagtcaagatcCAACTTCACAGTGATGGATGCTGCTGCCACACAAACGAAGTTCAGTAAAACCCCTAATCCGGATAGCTCAGATCCATACGATTGGAGATCAAACCCAGCCCCCAGATTTCGAAGAGTGGATTCATCGAGTGAAAATTCATCTATTTTAAGTTGCTCAGACGCAAGTTCTTCCAGCACTGTCAGCACCAAGGACTCTGGCAGTACAGATGACTTCTCCGATTACATATTCGGGAAAGCAGGAAGTGGCTTTTACAGGCAATATGAACAGTCATCGGGTGGAGTGGCATCATCATCGTCTTATTCAGACTTTGATACAGATTCCAATGAGGGAAATGGTGTATGGAGGAGGTTGCCATCCCAAGAGAGCAGTTGGGATGGTGAAAAGGAAGGGAACTCTACAATTTTGTATACGGACACTAATAAGCACCGTAGAAAATCAACCAGCCAATTTGATAATAGGAGTAGCAGTAGGGAAACCGAGTTCGAGCATGTTTTATGGGCAAACCCTTTTGATGTTAGAGCCGGTGTATCATTACGAAGAGTAAATGGAGAAAGATCAGCTCAAACATTTTATGAGGTTTGA